The genomic interval TCGACACGCGCATCGTCCGCATCTTCAACACCTACGGTCCGCGCATGCGGCCCGACGACGGGCGCGTGGTCACCAATCTCGTGTGCCAGGCGCTGCGCGGGGCGCCGTTGACGCTCTACGGGGACGGTTCGCAAACGCGCAGTTTCTGCTACGTCGGCGATCTCATCGAGGGGTTTGTCCGCCTGCTCCGATCCGAGGAGACCGCGCCCGTCAATATCGGCAATCCGGGCGAATTCACCGTTCGGGAACTCGCCGAACTGATCCTTGACCTCACCGGAAGCGCAAGCACGATCATTACCGTGCCCCTGCCCTATGCCGACGATCCCAAACAGCGCCGGCCCGATATCTCGAAAGCCAAACGCATCCTCGGCTGGGAGCCGACGGTCCCCCTTCGCGAAGGTCTCGCCAAGACGATCGAATACCTTCGGACGGAAATCCGGTAAGATACCCGCGCACCGAGCAACAATCACGCCTTCGCTTCCGTTTCTTTTCCTTCCTCGCGCCCGCATCGCGATCCCGTCGCGCGGCGGCGACCGGTCCACACGATAAAAATGCGAGCAAATTGCGAGTCCGGCAAAAGTATTTTTCGGGGCATCCGGGGCACCATGACGGCATAACGAGTTTACAGGCCGTACAACCCGGAATGGAGGATGATCCCAATGTCAACGTCAAGGAAAAAGCGGGCGCCGCGCGTCGTACCGCTCGACCCCGGCTACTTTGCATCAATCAGCGAGAAGTCGAGTCCGTGGCACGAAGATGAACAAGCCATCGAGGAAGGATTGGAATGGGGCCGCCAAAAAGCCCGTCTGTTGCGATGGGTCCGGCTGGAGGCGGGGCGGCGGCTCACGGCCCGCGAACGGCAGTGCCTTGAAATGCACTTTTTCGAGGGCATCACGTTTGCCGAAATGGGCGCAAGGACCGGCACAAACGCGTCCAGCGCCCATCGCGCGGTCCGCCGGTCTCTGCGGAAATTGCGCGAGGCGGCTCGTTCGGCCCGGTTTCGCGGCTGGCCCTTTATCCTGTCGGAACCCGGCGCAAACAAAAGAATGGAAAAATAAATCTGGAATCGCGGCCGAAAAAGGCTCTTTCGCCTAAATCAGTGGGCGAAGTGGGCGAAGTGGGCGAGGTGGGCGAGGTGGACTTTTCCTGGAAAGAGAAACCCTTCACGGGTTCATCTTATCCATTTGATCTACTTCGTCCACTTCGTCCTTGTGAAAAACGGGGGAGGGACAGTTCCGCGGCCGTATTCCGAATCACCAATGATCCATTTCACACAGGCGGCGGCGGTAGTACAGGTAATTTTCGAGGCTGACCTCGACGGGGACTCCGTGATCGCAGGTGGGTATGTAACCGCCGCGTTCAAGCATGGGGGGGATAATGTGTTCGAGGTGCTTGTTGATGGCGTCTTTTCCGGCGGCGAGGACGCGCTTGTCAATGCCGCCGGTCAGCACGAGTTCGGGCCACTGTCTGCCCGCGCGGACGACGTCGCATCCGCTGGCGACCTCCCACGGATCCATGACGTCCATGCCCGCTTCGAGGTACAGCGGCACGGCCCTATCGGCGAACCCATCCGTATCCACGTTGAAGTAGAGTTTGCGCCGTTGCCGCCGGCGGGCGTTGCCCACCACGTCTTGGTAATAGGGCAGCAGGAATTCGCGGACCATGTCGGGCGAGATGAGAAGGCCCTTCACATAGCAGATGTCCTCGCCCATGGCCAATTCGTCCAGTTCGACATGCGCCTGGATGCGTTTGAGCCCTTCGTTCATGATTGCGGCCCATTGCCGCATCATGGCGTGGATGAGGTCCGGCTGCTCGCAGAATGCGACCAGCAAGTCTTCCGGCCCCATGAGGGCGCGCAAATACATGTAGCCGCCGACCATTCCCTGCCGGATCATCAGCCCGCCGGATTGCCGCTGCGTTTCGGCATAAATACATTGTCCGTTCAGCGCGGCATAGCGGTCCGCGTCGTCCGGATTCAGCCGCGGCGCCACTTCGTTTTCCCAATCGCGCATGGATGTCACCGGATGCCTGATGTAGTCCGGCATGAACCCGTGTCGGCGGCCCTTGAACACCCGGAGCCATCGCCCCGCGGTATCCTGGATGATTTCGGTGCCGCCCTCGTCGCGAATTACTTTATCCTCGTATCCCGGCAGAAAAGGCGGTTCGCACCAGCCGAGGTTCAAGCCGATGTCTACTATGCCCGGCGGATCGAAATTGAACAGATTCCGTTCCTCGAAATCGTCCGGCAAGCCTTCGGCCTTCCATCGTTCGATAGTCTCCGCCCAGATGTAGAATTCCCGGCGGAACAGGTGGTCCACGGGCTTGAATTCATAGGTGGCGCGCATGCGTTCGCCTGCATTCATGCGGATTCGTCTCCTGCATTGTTGGCCGGCGCCAGCCTACGCGATGCGCGGAAGGTTGTCAACGCGGCGCTGTCTTTTTGCTTTCCCGCACGGGCCTTGATACCATGCGTCGCGGCAAATCCGGTGAACGGATGGGAGGAAAGGCAAACATGGCAAAGAAACTGCGTATTGGTTTTATTGCGGCGGGCGGCATTTCACACGGTCATTGGCATCGCATGCACGCGACGGGCAAGGCGGAGGTCGTCGCGCTCAACGATCCCAGTCCGGCGTCGTTGAAGCGGTTCTACGAGCGTTGTCCCGGTTCGGACAAATTGCCCGTGTACAAGGATTACCGCGA from Candidatus Hydrogenedentota bacterium carries:
- a CDS encoding uroporphyrinogen decarboxylase family protein — encoded protein: MNAGERMRATYEFKPVDHLFRREFYIWAETIERWKAEGLPDDFEERNLFNFDPPGIVDIGLNLGWCEPPFLPGYEDKVIRDEGGTEIIQDTAGRWLRVFKGRRHGFMPDYIRHPVTSMRDWENEVAPRLNPDDADRYAALNGQCIYAETQRQSGGLMIRQGMVGGYMYLRALMGPEDLLVAFCEQPDLIHAMMRQWAAIMNEGLKRIQAHVELDELAMGEDICYVKGLLISPDMVREFLLPYYQDVVGNARRRQRRKLYFNVDTDGFADRAVPLYLEAGMDVMDPWEVASGCDVVRAGRQWPELVLTGGIDKRVLAAGKDAINKHLEHIIPPMLERGGYIPTCDHGVPVEVSLENYLYYRRRLCEMDHW
- a CDS encoding sigma factor-like helix-turn-helix DNA-binding protein — protein: MSTSRKKRAPRVVPLDPGYFASISEKSSPWHEDEQAIEEGLEWGRQKARLLRWVRLEAGRRLTARERQCLEMHFFEGITFAEMGARTGTNASSAHRAVRRSLRKLREAARSARFRGWPFILSEPGANKRMEK